A window of Methanobrevibacter olleyae contains these coding sequences:
- a CDS encoding CapA family protein, whose product MRKKRFFQILIGITLILLAISIYGTILVSLDDSSDYDLGHDNVSIAVTGDIMFGRKMPAVLDSGKSPFRYVENVTKTADILLVNFENPVTTSSYAVKGDVPLKANPKYTYLLANANSIVVASQANNHALDYGQIGLNESIKNLKDADIYVIGAGNNVSKATKPVTIESGDRRVTILNYMDADNFREYKGVMDPAGTNSSGYSAYNYELAQKQVQEARDNGSSIVIAYLHYGNEYSRSPNENQIKISHELIDDGADIVIGSHTHVTQGVEIYNGKPIFYNLGNFIFDQSNPATHRSYFLNLDLVEDNCTVTLYPTYISNYLPHFMDARSGKALINELNPQCDELTVNEKGQGVLTFSLGNVTNETS is encoded by the coding sequence ATGAGGAAAAAAAGGTTTTTTCAAATTTTAATTGGAATTACACTTATTCTTTTAGCTATTTCAATTTATGGAACAATTCTTGTGAGTTTAGATGATAGCTCAGATTATGATTTAGGGCATGATAATGTTTCTATTGCTGTAACTGGAGATATTATGTTTGGCCGTAAAATGCCTGCTGTTTTAGATTCTGGTAAAAGTCCATTTAGATATGTTGAAAATGTAACTAAAACTGCAGATATTTTACTTGTAAACTTTGAAAACCCTGTAACTACATCTTCTTATGCAGTAAAAGGAGATGTACCTTTAAAAGCAAATCCTAAATACACCTATTTATTAGCTAATGCAAATAGTATCGTTGTAGCATCCCAAGCTAATAATCATGCTTTAGATTATGGCCAGATAGGTTTAAATGAAAGTATTAAAAACTTAAAAGATGCAGATATCTATGTAATTGGAGCAGGAAATAATGTTTCAAAGGCAACAAAACCAGTAACTATAGAATCTGGAGATAGAAGGGTTACTATATTAAATTATATGGATGCAGATAACTTTAGAGAATATAAGGGAGTAATGGATCCAGCAGGAACTAATTCATCAGGATACTCTGCATACAATTATGAACTTGCACAAAAGCAAGTTCAAGAAGCTCGTGATAATGGTTCAAGTATTGTAATTGCCTACTTGCATTATGGTAATGAGTATAGCAGAAGTCCAAATGAAAATCAAATAAAAATATCTCATGAATTAATCGATGATGGTGCAGATATTGTAATTGGTTCCCATACTCATGTAACTCAGGGAGTAGAGATCTATAATGGAAAACCTATTTTCTATAATTTAGGTAATTTTATATTTGATCAATCAAATCCGGCTACTCATAGGTCTTATTTCTTGAATTTGGATCTAGTTGAAGATAATTGTACTGTAACTTTATATCCTACTTATATATCTAATTATTTACCTCACTTTATGGATGCTCGATCTGGTAAAGCTTTAATAAATGAATTAAACCCACAATGTGATGAATTAACAGTTAATGAAAAAGGACAGGGCGTTTTAACATTTAGTTTAGGCAATGTAACTAATGAAACTAGTTAG